The proteins below come from a single Parachlamydiales bacterium genomic window:
- a CDS encoding carboxypeptidase M32: MDSKEDYQNLVKASQNKYVLRGVEALLHWDQETYMPPQGAEFRAEQHKTIASLVHNASTSTELKSAIEALISIETGEVKATNLPVDQQAALIRWRRDYKKSVALPGWFVEELAKLTSHSLEAWKEARKEKNFNKFAPYLETLVEMAQRQAEFLGFKDNPYDALIDQFEPGATTASTTELFDSIKQPLVELLKNITERPQLNTKFLENPVSEDKQLKMGKTILEEMGYNFSKGNLSKTTHPFCQYIGANDCRVTTRIQINDFMSNLKVVLHEGGHALYALQLPVDKAGTPLGEAISMAVHESQSRWWECCIGLSKPFWKYYLPVLQKEYSPQLDGIQLEDFWKAVNKVKPSFIRVEADELTYPLHIILRFEIEQALINNQLKVKDVPEVWNSKMKELLGITPPDDSMGCLQDVHWAFCGFGYFPTYLMGNAYAAYMLEAFTAQTPDWEARLAGGQLAFINEWMAKNVHQYGRQFDGPELLENIGKKPFTADPYIQYLTAKYTEVYA, encoded by the coding sequence ATGGATAGTAAAGAAGATTACCAAAACCTTGTCAAAGCTTCGCAAAACAAGTATGTGCTTCGTGGTGTCGAAGCTCTGCTACACTGGGATCAGGAAACATATATGCCTCCTCAAGGAGCTGAATTCAGAGCGGAGCAGCATAAAACTATCGCTTCCCTAGTGCATAACGCATCCACATCAACGGAGCTTAAATCTGCTATTGAAGCTCTAATAAGTATCGAAACCGGCGAAGTAAAAGCGACAAACCTGCCTGTCGACCAACAAGCTGCCCTCATCCGTTGGAGAAGAGACTACAAAAAATCTGTAGCCCTTCCGGGCTGGTTTGTAGAAGAGTTGGCCAAACTCACTTCCCATTCATTGGAAGCTTGGAAGGAAGCAAGAAAAGAAAAAAACTTTAATAAATTCGCTCCCTACCTAGAAACTTTAGTAGAGATGGCCCAACGTCAAGCAGAGTTCTTAGGCTTTAAAGACAATCCCTATGACGCCCTCATAGATCAATTTGAACCGGGAGCAACGACAGCTTCGACAACTGAGTTATTTGATTCTATCAAACAGCCTCTTGTCGAACTGCTTAAAAATATTACAGAACGTCCACAATTAAATACTAAATTTCTTGAAAACCCTGTTTCAGAAGATAAACAACTAAAAATGGGTAAGACCATTTTAGAAGAAATGGGATATAATTTTAGTAAAGGTAATTTAAGCAAAACTACGCATCCCTTCTGCCAATATATTGGCGCAAACGATTGCCGTGTCACCACTCGCATTCAAATCAATGACTTCATGAGCAATCTTAAAGTTGTACTGCATGAGGGAGGACACGCACTTTACGCCCTGCAGCTTCCTGTGGATAAAGCGGGTACTCCGTTAGGAGAAGCTATCTCCATGGCTGTCCATGAAAGCCAGTCCCGGTGGTGGGAATGCTGCATAGGTTTAAGCAAACCCTTCTGGAAATATTACCTTCCTGTCCTACAAAAGGAATATTCGCCTCAGCTAGACGGCATCCAGCTAGAGGATTTTTGGAAAGCGGTCAATAAAGTTAAACCGAGCTTTATTAGAGTGGAAGCGGATGAACTCACCTACCCCCTCCACATCATTCTCCGTTTTGAGATCGAGCAGGCCCTTATCAACAATCAATTGAAAGTTAAAGATGTACCTGAAGTCTGGAATAGTAAAATGAAAGAATTGCTAGGCATCACACCTCCAGATGATAGCATGGGATGCCTTCAAGATGTACATTGGGCCTTTTGCGGGTTTGGATATTTCCCCACCTATCTGATGGGTAATGCCTACGCTGCATATATGCTTGAAGCTTTCACCGCCCAAACACCTGACTGGGAGGCTAGGCTGGCAGGCGGTCAGCTTGCTTTCATCAATGAATGGATGGCAAAAAATGTCCACCAATATGGCAGGCAATTTGACGGACCTGAACTTCTAGAAAATATCGGTAAAAAGCCCTTTACGGCAGACCCCTACATTCAGTATCTGACAGCTAAGTATACTGAAGTTTACGCATAA